In Melospiza georgiana isolate bMelGeo1 chromosome 8, bMelGeo1.pri, whole genome shotgun sequence, one genomic interval encodes:
- the STAMBPL1 gene encoding AMSH-like protease, protein METLEENSNLLGLQADNNMEQPFTVSSLRKLVAIPDHTDISVSPEERVRALSKLGSNISINEDITPRRYFRSGVEMERMAAVYMEEGNLENAFVFYNKFITLFVEKLPSHRDYHQCAVPEKQDIIKKLKEVAFPRTDELKRDLLKKYNLEYQEYMQHKNKCKTEFLKKLEHQKLIEAEKKRIAHMRQQQLESEQFQFFEDQLKKQELARDQKIKESVVMSEQIDGSMLSCVSVPENSSLSAALLETKERRGTSGCAGHSPPMERVLKPAATLSAVQTQLAEALRGVILPRDLCHKFLLLAEANTVRGIETCGILCGKLTHNEFTITHVIVPKQTAGPDYCDMENVEELFGIQDQYDLLTLGWIHTHPTQTAFLSSVDLHTHCSYQLMLPEAIAIVCSPKHNDTGIFRLTNAGMLEVSACKKKGFHPHTKDPRLFNPCTHVVGKDIKIIVLDLR, encoded by the exons ATGGAGACTTTGGAGGAAAACAGCAATCTCCTTGGTTTGCAGGCAGACAACAACATGGAGCAGCCATTCACTGTCAGCTCATTG AGAAAGCTGGTGGCTATTCCTGACCACACAGACATCTCGGTGAGCCCGGAGGAGCGGGTGCGTGCCCTGAGCAAGCTGGGCAGCAACATCAGCATCAACGAGGACATCACCCCGCGGCGGTACTTCCGCTCGGGCGTGGAGATGGAGCGCATGGCCGCCGTCTACATGGAGGAGGGCAACCTGGAGAACGCCTTCGTCTTCTACAACAAGTTCATCAC GTTATTTGTAGAAAAGCTGCCCAGCCACCGAGACTATCACCAATGTGCAGTACCAGAAAAACAAGATATTATTAAG AAATTGAAGGAGGTTGCATTCCCACGGACAGACGAACTGAAAAgagatcttttaaaaaaatataacttAGAATATCAAGAATACATGCAACACAAA AACAAAtgtaaaactgaatttctgaagAAACTGGAGCACCAAAAGCTAATAGAGGCAGAGAAGAAACGAATCGCACACAtgcggcagcagcagctcgAATCAGAGCAGTTTCAGTTCTTTGAGGATCAACTTAAGAAGCAAGAGCTAGCTCGAGATCAGAAAATCAAAGAGAGTGTGGTTATGTCTGAACAGATAGATGGAAGTATGCTGTCTTGTGTTTCTGTACCAGAGAACAGCTCCTtatctgcagcactgctggagacAAAGGAGAGGCGCGGcacctctggctgtgctggacaTTCGCCGCCCATGGAACGGGTCTTAAAGCCAGCAGCTACTCTAAGTGCTGTTCAGA CTCAATTGGCCGAAGCACTCAGAGGTGTCATTTTGCCCAGGGATCTCTGTCACAaatttctgctgctggcagaggcaaATACAGTAAGAGGAATAGAGACATGTGGAATTCTCTGTGGAAAACTG ACTCATAATGAATTTACTATTACACATGTAATAGTGCCAAAGCAAACTGCAGGACCAGACTACTGTGACATGGAGAACGTGGAAGAATTATTTGGTATTCAGGATCAGTATGATCTCCTCACTTTGGGTTGGATCCAT ACACATCCAACACAAACTGCATTCTTATCCAGTGTTGATCTCCATACTCATTGTTCTTATCAGCTAATGTTGCCAGAGGCCATTGCAATTGTTTGTTCACCAAAGCATAATGA CACTGGCATCTTCAGACTGACTAATGCTGGCATGCTAGAAGTTTCTGCTTGTAAAAAGAAGGGATTCCATCCACATACAAAGGACCCTAGGTTATTTAAT CCATGTACCCATGTGGTTGGGAAAGACATAAAGATAATCGTGCTGGACCTGAGGTGA